In one Heteronotia binoei isolate CCM8104 ecotype False Entrance Well chromosome 1, APGP_CSIRO_Hbin_v1, whole genome shotgun sequence genomic region, the following are encoded:
- the LOC132586130 gene encoding uncharacterized protein K02A2.6-like, translating into MDEEIEGWVRRCTACQESRPEPPSAPVQRWEAHRKPWARLHIDFAGPFQGQIFFILVDAYTKWLEVIPVASTSTAVAIRALRRVLSTHGIPDTIVSDNGTAFTSREFREFLQRYLIHHIRSAPFHPATNGQAERMVRTTKEALGRIVQGDWTTA; encoded by the coding sequence atggacgaagAAATTGAGGGATGGGTCCGGAGGTGCACTGCATGTCAGGAGTCCCGGCCTGAACCGCCCAGCGCCCCTGTGCAGCGTTGGGAAGCACACAGAAAGCCGTGGGCCAGGCTACACATAGATTTCGCTGGCCCcttccagggccagatcttctttatattGGTAGATGCCTACACTAAatggctggaagtcatcccggtggCTTCGACATCCACGGCTGTGGCAATTCgggcattacgcagggtcctgagcacacacgggatcccagacaccattGTCTCTGATAATGGAACCGCCTTCACCTCCCGAGAATTCCGGGAGTTtttgcagaggtacctgatccatcacataaggtccgccccattccatccagctaccaatggccaggcagaacggatggtacgcaccacaaaagaggccctgggccgcaTAGTACAGGGAGACTGGACCACCGCCTAG